A part of Leifsonia xyli subsp. xyli str. CTCB07 genomic DNA contains:
- a CDS encoding cytochrome bc1 complex cytochrome b subunit, giving the protein MSTTTAAAPAASAPVKKGGFTAAAANYLEDRTSVSGAVKEFGRKIFPDHWSFLLGEVALYSFVVILLSGTFLTFFFQASMAEVVYHGSYVPLKGIHMSAAMESTLNISFEVRGGLLVRQIHHWAALLFVAAIGLHMLRVFFTGAFRKPRELNWVIGFTLFILAMAEGFTGYSLPDDLLSGNGLRIIDGLIKGLPVVGTWISFLLFGGEFPGTAIVGRLYTLHILLLPAMVLAFIALHLVFVVVHKHTQYAGPGRTQGNVVGYPVLPVYAAKAGGFFFIVFGVVALMASLFTINPVWNYGPYDPSPVSAGTQPDWYIGFADGALRLVPPGWEFVWLERTWSWNIIVPVAILGLFIVTVMIYPFIEAWITGDKREHHILDRPRNQATRTAIGAAGVTFYAVFWAAASSDLIATHFKVTMEGVIHSLQALLIVGPIIAYFITKRICLALQKKDRSIALHGFETGRIVKLPGGEFIEVHEQLSDYERWLLVSFEAYEPLMIRPNKQGKITFGSRMRSSLSRWFFEDRIVPPTRGELESGHSDH; this is encoded by the coding sequence TTGAGCACCACGACCGCCGCAGCACCAGCGGCATCCGCACCGGTCAAGAAGGGTGGCTTCACGGCGGCGGCCGCGAACTACCTCGAAGACCGCACCAGCGTCTCGGGAGCCGTCAAAGAGTTTGGACGCAAGATCTTCCCGGATCACTGGTCGTTCCTCCTCGGTGAGGTCGCGCTCTACAGCTTCGTCGTCATCCTGCTGTCGGGCACGTTCCTGACCTTCTTCTTCCAGGCGTCGATGGCCGAGGTCGTGTACCACGGCTCGTACGTTCCGCTCAAGGGCATCCACATGTCTGCGGCCATGGAGTCCACCCTCAACATCTCCTTCGAGGTCCGCGGCGGGCTGCTCGTGCGCCAGATACACCACTGGGCGGCCCTGCTCTTCGTGGCCGCCATCGGGCTGCACATGCTGCGCGTCTTCTTCACGGGCGCCTTCCGCAAGCCGCGCGAGCTCAACTGGGTGATCGGCTTCACGCTGTTCATCCTCGCAATGGCCGAGGGCTTCACCGGCTACTCGCTCCCGGACGACCTCCTCTCGGGCAACGGCCTCCGCATCATCGACGGACTGATCAAGGGTCTTCCGGTGGTGGGCACCTGGATCTCGTTCCTGCTGTTCGGCGGCGAGTTCCCGGGCACCGCGATCGTCGGACGCCTCTACACGCTGCACATCCTGCTGCTCCCGGCGATGGTGCTCGCGTTCATCGCGCTGCACCTGGTGTTCGTGGTCGTCCACAAGCACACCCAGTACGCCGGCCCAGGCCGCACGCAGGGCAACGTGGTCGGCTACCCGGTGCTCCCGGTGTACGCGGCCAAGGCCGGCGGCTTCTTCTTCATCGTCTTCGGCGTCGTGGCGCTCATGGCATCGCTGTTCACCATCAACCCGGTGTGGAACTACGGACCGTATGACCCCTCCCCCGTCTCCGCGGGGACTCAGCCAGACTGGTACATCGGCTTCGCGGACGGTGCGCTTCGTCTCGTGCCGCCGGGCTGGGAGTTTGTGTGGCTGGAGCGCACCTGGTCGTGGAACATCATCGTCCCGGTCGCCATCCTCGGCCTGTTCATCGTGACCGTCATGATTTACCCGTTCATCGAAGCGTGGATCACCGGCGACAAGCGCGAGCACCACATCCTGGACCGTCCGCGCAATCAGGCCACCCGCACTGCCATCGGCGCCGCCGGTGTCACGTTCTACGCGGTGTTCTGGGCGGCGGCAAGCTCCGACCTGATCGCGACGCACTTCAAGGTCACGATGGAGGGGGTCATCCACTCTCTCCAAGCGCTGCTCATCGTCGGCCCGATCATCGCCTACTTCATCACGAAGCGCATCTGTCTCGCGCTCCAGAAGAAGGACCGGTCGATCGCGCTGCACGGGTTCGAGACCGGCCGGATCGTGAAGCTTCCGGGTGGCGAGTTCATCGAGGTCCACGAGCAGCTGAGCGACTACGAGCGCTGGCTTCTGGTCAGCTTCGAGGCGTACGAACCCCTAATGATCCGCCCGAACAAGCAGGGCAAGATCACCTTCGGCAGCCGGATGCGCTCAAGTCTGTCCCGCTGGTTCTTCGAGGACCGCATCGTGCCGCCCACCCGCGGTGAACTCGAGTCGGGCCACAGCGACCATTGA
- a CDS encoding cytochrome bc1 complex Rieske iron-sulfur subunit, translating into MAQDENGGHELTPASSSAVDVHRTGDPGTAVIVRDAVANPGFPPHRPRVTDLDPTKERRAERTVYTLFYLSIAGSVWAVAAYMAFPINDSDPGSVRLNNLFIGLGISLALLAIGIGAVHWGKALMHEKEGVDLRHPVRGSESTTERATEVFRQADEESGFNRRTLVRNSLIGALIAFPLPAVVLFRGLAPQNLDPVEELSHTMWAKGIRLTRDPSGTPIKASDVTLGSVFHVIPEGLNDVEDMLEQKAKAVVLLMRLKPEDLHVSEGRETWNYDGIVAYSKVCTHVGCPVALYEQQTHHLLCPCHQSQFDITHEAEVIFGPAKRPLPQLPITVDADGYLVARSDFHEPVGPSFWERH; encoded by the coding sequence ATGGCACAGGACGAGAACGGCGGTCACGAGCTGACGCCAGCCAGTTCATCGGCCGTCGACGTGCATCGGACCGGCGACCCCGGAACGGCGGTGATCGTCCGCGACGCCGTCGCGAACCCGGGCTTCCCACCCCACAGGCCCCGCGTCACCGACCTCGACCCCACGAAGGAGCGCCGAGCCGAGCGGACGGTCTACACACTGTTCTACCTGTCGATCGCGGGCTCCGTCTGGGCCGTCGCCGCCTACATGGCCTTCCCAATCAACGACAGCGACCCTGGCTCGGTCCGGCTGAACAACCTCTTCATCGGTCTCGGGATCTCCCTCGCGCTCCTCGCCATCGGCATTGGCGCTGTGCATTGGGGCAAAGCCCTCATGCACGAGAAGGAGGGGGTCGACCTCCGTCACCCCGTCCGCGGCTCCGAAAGCACCACGGAGCGCGCAACGGAGGTCTTCCGTCAGGCCGATGAAGAGTCGGGCTTCAACCGCCGCACCCTGGTGCGCAACAGCCTCATCGGCGCACTGATCGCCTTCCCGCTGCCCGCGGTGGTCCTGTTCCGCGGCCTCGCGCCGCAGAACCTCGATCCTGTCGAGGAGCTCAGCCACACCATGTGGGCCAAGGGCATCCGCCTCACGCGCGATCCCTCCGGCACCCCGATCAAGGCGTCCGACGTCACTCTGGGCAGCGTTTTCCACGTCATCCCCGAAGGGCTCAACGACGTCGAGGACATGCTGGAACAGAAAGCGAAAGCCGTCGTCCTCCTCATGCGCCTCAAACCGGAAGACCTGCACGTCTCCGAGGGCCGCGAGACCTGGAACTATGACGGCATCGTCGCCTATTCCAAGGTCTGCACGCACGTCGGGTGCCCCGTCGCACTCTACGAGCAGCAGACCCACCACCTGCTCTGCCCGTGCCACCAGTCGCAGTTCGACATCACGCACGAGGCCGAGGTCATCTTCGGACCGGCGAAGCGGCCCTTGCCGCAGCTGCCGATCACCGTCGACGCCGATGGCTATCTGGTCGCCCGCAGCGACTTCCACGAGCCCGTCGGCCCGAGCTTCTGGGAGCGCCATTGA
- a CDS encoding cytochrome bc1 complex diheme cytochrome c subunit — translation MRPRVSGNTPSHNTAKAPRKSGRRHPLATVALLAIGLGLTGGAYAAFTTTTTTAAEQTTVQAASQESIKQGEKLFNDNCATCHNFDAQGTVNAPSLIGVGAASVDFQVGTGRMPMQMQGPQAEQKPVQFTDEEIAQLADYVASLAPGPSIPEQKYLAADGDAAKGAKFFRLNCAMCHNVAGAGGALTEGKFAPPLTGVSAKHIYEAMITGPQNMPVFNDLNVDPQGKADIITYLKHIQNNPSPGGFELGSLGPVAEGLFLWIFGLGAIVALTVWITAKSN, via the coding sequence ATGCGTCCCCGCGTATCCGGTAACACCCCGTCTCACAACACGGCGAAGGCGCCCCGAAAGAGCGGTCGCCGTCATCCGCTCGCCACCGTCGCTCTGCTGGCGATCGGCCTCGGCCTCACTGGCGGCGCCTACGCCGCCTTCACCACCACCACCACCACCGCCGCGGAGCAGACAACCGTTCAGGCCGCGTCGCAGGAGTCGATCAAACAGGGTGAGAAGCTGTTCAATGACAACTGCGCCACCTGCCACAACTTCGACGCGCAGGGCACGGTCAACGCCCCGTCGCTCATCGGCGTCGGCGCCGCCTCGGTCGACTTCCAGGTCGGCACCGGCCGCATGCCGATGCAGATGCAGGGACCGCAGGCCGAGCAGAAGCCGGTGCAGTTCACCGACGAGGAGATCGCACAGCTGGCCGACTACGTCGCTTCCCTCGCTCCCGGCCCCTCGATCCCTGAGCAGAAGTACCTCGCTGCCGACGGCGACGCCGCCAAGGGCGCCAAATTCTTCCGGCTCAACTGCGCGATGTGCCACAACGTCGCCGGCGCCGGGGGCGCGCTCACCGAGGGCAAGTTCGCCCCGCCGCTGACCGGTGTGAGCGCCAAGCACATCTATGAGGCCATGATCACGGGCCCGCAGAACATGCCGGTGTTCAACGACCTCAACGTCGACCCGCAGGGCAAGGCCGACATCATCACGTACCTCAAGCACATCCAGAACAACCCGTCCCCGGGCGGCTTCGAGCTCGGCTCGCTCGGCCCCGTGGCTGAGGGACTCTTCCTGTGGATCTTCGGTCTCGGCGCGATCGTCGCTCTGACCGTGTGGATCACGGCGAAGTCCAACTGA
- a CDS encoding aa3-type cytochrome oxidase subunit III — MTSTSLIPSTSAPAINRPNVVAVGTIVWLGSEVMFFAGLFAIYFTLKSTSGPLWAAETAHLNIPYAAANTTILVLSSVTCQFGVFAAERLQAHRTGGVLQFWKWGMVEWFVLSYILGAVFVSGQILEYATLVSEGTSLSSNAYGSAFYLTTGFHGLHVTGGLIAFLLVVGRAYAVKSFGHKEATSAIVVSYYWHFVDVVWLGLFAVIYIIR; from the coding sequence GTGACGAGCACTTCCCTTATCCCTTCCACGAGCGCGCCGGCGATCAACCGGCCGAACGTCGTGGCCGTCGGCACCATCGTCTGGCTCGGCTCCGAAGTGATGTTCTTCGCGGGACTCTTCGCGATCTACTTCACACTCAAGTCGACCTCTGGCCCGTTGTGGGCCGCCGAGACGGCGCACCTCAACATCCCGTACGCGGCGGCCAACACCACGATCCTCGTGCTGAGCTCGGTGACGTGCCAGTTCGGCGTGTTCGCCGCTGAGCGTCTGCAAGCGCACCGGACCGGCGGTGTGCTGCAGTTCTGGAAGTGGGGCATGGTCGAGTGGTTCGTGCTGTCCTACATCCTGGGCGCGGTCTTCGTCTCGGGTCAGATCCTGGAGTACGCGACGCTCGTCAGCGAGGGGACCTCGCTCAGCTCCAACGCCTACGGCTCCGCCTTCTACCTGACGACGGGCTTCCACGGCCTCCACGTCACAGGCGGCCTCATCGCCTTCCTGCTCGTCGTCGGCCGCGCCTACGCAGTCAAGAGCTTCGGCCACAAGGAGGCCACGAGCGCCATCGTCGTGTCGTACTACTGGCACTTCGTGGACGTCGTGTGGCTCGGACTGTTCGCGGTCATCTACATCATCAGATAG
- the trpD gene encoding anthranilate phosphoribosyltransferase codes for MSETQSWSSVLIALLAREDLSVADASWAMRQVMTGEATDAQIAAFLIALRAKGETVDEIVGFRDAVLDHAVGLPVNSMALDIVGTGGDRFGTVNISTTAAIVAAGAGVPVIKHGNRAASSSSGSSDVLAALGIDLTLPPERVAEVLRATGITFAFASAFHPGFANAAAVRSQLGVPTVFNILGPLCNPARPEASAVGVAPLDRVPLIVGVFQTRGATALVFRGDDGLDELSTTGHSHVWEVSRGLVTEHDIDPRDLGLPTAQIEDLLGKDAAHNAAVVRAVLAGQEGPVRDIVVLNAAAGLVSYELAADPSRVQEPILDRFRSHMAVAAEAIDSGAAVSKLEEWVAATR; via the coding sequence ATGTCCGAAACGCAGTCCTGGTCGTCCGTGCTCATCGCGCTCCTCGCCCGAGAGGATCTCAGCGTGGCGGACGCGTCCTGGGCCATGCGGCAGGTCATGACCGGCGAGGCGACGGACGCCCAGATCGCCGCTTTCCTCATCGCACTCCGTGCGAAGGGCGAGACGGTGGACGAGATTGTCGGCTTCCGCGACGCCGTTCTGGACCACGCCGTGGGGCTGCCGGTGAACTCGATGGCGCTCGACATCGTCGGCACCGGCGGCGACCGGTTCGGCACGGTGAACATCTCCACCACGGCCGCCATCGTCGCCGCGGGGGCGGGCGTCCCCGTCATCAAGCACGGGAACCGCGCCGCGAGCTCCTCCTCTGGCTCCTCGGACGTGCTGGCCGCTCTCGGCATCGACCTCACCCTGCCGCCGGAGCGCGTGGCAGAGGTGCTCCGGGCGACCGGCATCACCTTCGCGTTCGCGAGCGCGTTCCACCCGGGCTTCGCCAACGCGGCCGCGGTGCGCTCGCAACTCGGAGTGCCGACGGTCTTCAACATCCTCGGCCCGCTGTGCAACCCGGCCAGGCCCGAAGCGTCCGCGGTGGGCGTCGCACCGCTCGACCGCGTTCCTCTCATCGTCGGTGTCTTCCAGACCCGCGGCGCGACCGCGCTGGTCTTCCGGGGCGACGACGGATTGGACGAGCTCTCGACCACCGGCCATAGCCATGTCTGGGAGGTCTCCCGCGGCCTCGTCACCGAGCACGACATCGACCCCCGCGACCTGGGGCTCCCCACCGCTCAGATCGAGGATCTGCTCGGGAAGGACGCCGCTCACAACGCGGCGGTCGTGCGTGCTGTGCTCGCGGGCCAGGAGGGCCCCGTGCGCGACATTGTGGTGCTCAACGCGGCGGCCGGGCTCGTCTCCTACGAGCTCGCGGCCGACCCGTCGAGGGTCCAGGAGCCCATTCTGGACCGGTTCCGTTCGCATATGGCGGTCGCTGCCGAAGCGATCGACTCCGGGGCCGCGGTCTCGAAGCTCGAGGAGTGGGTGGCGGCGACGCGCTGA
- the dhaK gene encoding dihydroxyacetone kinase subunit DhaK: MKKLINDVPDVVADSLEGFGRAHADLVRVSHDPRFVSRADGPVRGKVGLVSGHEPLHAGFVGKGMLDAAVPGEVFTSPTPMPIVEATKAADGGAGVLHIVKNYTGDVLNFETAAELAAAEGISVRAVVTNDDVAVQDSLYTAGRRGVAGTVLVEKIAGAAAERGDDLDAVAAVAEKVNANVHSIGLAFTDSTVPHAGEPGFVLPEDQIEFGVGIHGEPGRERIAIEPADRLVDRMMDAILADLPFSSGDSVLLFVNGMGGTPLLELYILFRRAAEILDERGIVLSRSLIGDYVTSLEMQGASLSLLKLDGELTVLWDAPVYTAALRWGL, translated from the coding sequence ATGAAGAAGCTCATCAACGACGTACCCGACGTCGTGGCCGATTCCCTTGAAGGATTCGGCCGAGCCCACGCGGACCTCGTCAGAGTGTCGCACGATCCTCGTTTCGTCTCCCGGGCCGACGGCCCCGTGAGGGGGAAGGTCGGACTGGTCAGCGGCCACGAGCCGCTCCACGCCGGATTCGTCGGAAAGGGGATGCTGGACGCGGCCGTGCCGGGCGAAGTGTTCACCTCGCCGACGCCGATGCCGATCGTCGAGGCCACCAAGGCCGCGGACGGTGGCGCGGGAGTCCTCCACATCGTCAAGAACTACACCGGAGACGTTCTGAACTTCGAGACGGCGGCCGAGCTGGCTGCTGCGGAGGGCATCTCGGTTCGGGCCGTCGTCACGAACGACGATGTCGCCGTGCAGGACTCGCTCTACACGGCGGGCCGTCGCGGCGTGGCGGGAACGGTGCTGGTCGAGAAGATCGCGGGCGCTGCGGCCGAGCGGGGCGACGATTTGGACGCGGTCGCGGCGGTCGCCGAGAAAGTGAACGCGAATGTCCACTCCATCGGGCTGGCCTTCACCGACAGCACTGTGCCGCACGCGGGAGAGCCCGGGTTCGTGCTGCCGGAGGATCAGATCGAGTTCGGCGTCGGCATCCACGGCGAGCCCGGTCGCGAACGGATCGCGATCGAACCGGCGGACCGGCTGGTCGACCGGATGATGGACGCGATTCTGGCGGATCTGCCCTTCTCCTCCGGTGACTCGGTGCTGCTTTTCGTGAACGGGATGGGCGGAACGCCGCTCTTGGAGCTGTACATCCTGTTCCGGCGTGCGGCCGAGATCCTGGACGAGCGCGGGATCGTGCTCTCCCGCTCGCTCATCGGCGACTATGTCACCTCGCTGGAGATGCAGGGTGCCTCCCTCTCGCTGCTGAAGCTGGACGGCGAGCTGACGGTCCTCTGGGACGCGCCCGTCTACACGGCCGCGCTGCGCTGGGGTCTGTAG
- the dhaL gene encoding dihydroxyacetone kinase subunit DhaL, protein MTLDTKWVEAWIGAAAASIGERKAELNTLDREIGDGDHGENMDRGVRAALEALRKLPDDATPNAALRSVAMTLISTVGGASGPLYGTAFLKAAEPVVDQAAIDGETLVALLTAARDGILSRGRAEPGDKTMIDAWTPAVDAAAAAQAAGESPSAILAAAADAAEKGAEATEPLVARKGRASYLGGRSTGHRDPGAQSTALILRAASETAA, encoded by the coding sequence ATGACGCTGGACACGAAATGGGTCGAGGCCTGGATCGGGGCCGCCGCGGCGTCGATCGGGGAGCGCAAGGCCGAGCTGAACACGCTCGACCGGGAGATCGGTGACGGCGACCACGGCGAGAACATGGACCGCGGGGTCCGCGCCGCGCTGGAGGCGCTGAGGAAGCTGCCGGACGACGCGACGCCGAACGCGGCTCTGCGCTCGGTGGCGATGACTCTCATCTCGACGGTCGGCGGAGCCTCCGGGCCGCTCTACGGTACGGCTTTCCTCAAGGCGGCCGAGCCGGTGGTCGACCAGGCCGCGATCGACGGGGAGACGCTGGTCGCGCTGCTCACCGCAGCGCGGGACGGCATCCTGTCCCGCGGCCGAGCCGAACCGGGCGACAAGACCATGATCGACGCGTGGACCCCCGCCGTCGACGCGGCTGCGGCCGCGCAGGCGGCGGGGGAGTCTCCGTCGGCGATCCTGGCCGCAGCGGCCGACGCGGCGGAGAAGGGCGCGGAGGCCACTGAGCCGCTGGTCGCCCGGAAAGGCCGTGCCAGTTACCTCGGCGGACGGTCGACGGGGCACCGCGACCCCGGCGCCCAGTCCACGGCGCTGATCCTGCGCGCCGCGAGCGAGACAGCGGCGTGA
- the dhaM gene encoding dihydroxyacetone kinase phosphoryl donor subunit DhaM, with product MAVPESRVGIVFVSHSAQLAVGAVAVAAQMAPSVPLVAAGGTDDQGIGTSFTKVMTAVGEADTGSGAVVVSDLGSALLTAETVLDLLPKDERERVRVVDGPYIEGGVAAAVVAETGAGLDAVAAAAESARSAWDAVPASHDAHPNAPEPDGGYSREVLVRNPQGLHARPAADFVKLASTFSAKVTVNGKDAKSLLCVMSLGLTAGATATISSQDRGGAQAVDALAELVESGFGEV from the coding sequence ATGGCCGTGCCGGAGAGCAGGGTCGGGATCGTCTTCGTCTCGCACAGCGCGCAGCTGGCGGTGGGCGCCGTGGCCGTCGCGGCGCAGATGGCCCCCTCCGTCCCTCTCGTTGCGGCCGGGGGGACGGACGACCAGGGGATCGGGACCAGCTTCACGAAGGTGATGACCGCAGTGGGTGAGGCGGACACCGGATCGGGGGCCGTCGTCGTCAGTGACCTCGGCTCCGCTCTCCTCACGGCCGAGACTGTGCTCGACCTGCTGCCGAAGGACGAGCGAGAGCGAGTCCGCGTCGTCGACGGCCCCTACATCGAGGGTGGCGTCGCCGCGGCTGTGGTCGCGGAGACCGGGGCCGGGCTGGACGCGGTGGCGGCTGCGGCCGAGAGTGCGCGTTCCGCGTGGGATGCCGTCCCGGCCTCCCACGACGCCCACCCGAACGCGCCCGAGCCGGACGGCGGCTATTCGCGGGAGGTGCTCGTGCGCAACCCCCAGGGGCTGCACGCTCGTCCCGCGGCCGATTTCGTGAAGCTGGCGAGCACGTTCTCTGCGAAGGTGACCGTGAACGGCAAGGACGCGAAGAGCCTGCTCTGTGTCATGTCGCTCGGGCTGACGGCCGGGGCGACGGCGACGATCTCCTCCCAGGACCGCGGTGGCGCGCAAGCCGTCGACGCGCTGGCGGAGCTGGTCGAGAGCGGGTTCGGCGAGGTGTAG
- a CDS encoding aminotransferase class I/II-fold pyridoxal phosphate-dependent enzyme has translation MTTSPAPLADLDTAGLRATHAEFARAYDELKAAGLALDITRGKPSAEQLDLSDALLRLPGGEYRDAAGTDLRNYGGPNGLPELRSIFAGALRVPAAQLLALGNSSLTIMHDAIAQALLHGVPGGELPWGRQAISFLTPVPGYDRHFTILERFGIRMIPVPMNEDGPDIETIASLLATDDSVKGMWCVPVYSNPTGAVYSDEVVRQLVSLPAAGDFRLFWDNAYAVHHLSDDVPEPIDVLALAAEAGNPDRPLVFTSTSKVTYPGAGVAFIGGSEANIAWFQRNSAAQSIGPDKLNQLRHAQLLRDEDGLTAHMAKHRALLEPKFAAVDEVFRARLEPWGAGSWNAPKGGYFVSLDVLNRCAKRAVLLAKEAGIAVTPAGATFPHGEDPRDANIRIAPTFPPLSELRTALDGLCTAILLAETEALLAERN, from the coding sequence GTGACCACCTCCCCCGCCCCCCTCGCCGACCTCGACACCGCAGGGCTCCGCGCCACGCACGCGGAGTTCGCCCGCGCCTACGATGAGCTGAAGGCCGCCGGACTCGCCCTGGACATCACCCGCGGCAAACCCTCCGCCGAACAGCTCGACCTCTCAGACGCCCTCCTCCGCCTCCCCGGCGGCGAATACCGGGACGCCGCCGGAACCGACCTGCGGAACTACGGCGGTCCGAACGGCCTCCCCGAGCTGCGATCGATCTTCGCCGGCGCACTCCGGGTGCCGGCGGCGCAGTTGCTCGCGCTCGGCAATTCGAGCCTCACGATCATGCACGACGCCATCGCCCAGGCGCTCCTGCACGGCGTCCCCGGCGGCGAGCTGCCGTGGGGCCGTCAGGCGATCAGCTTCCTGACACCGGTGCCCGGCTACGACCGGCACTTCACCATCCTGGAACGCTTCGGAATCCGCATGATCCCCGTCCCCATGAACGAGGACGGTCCCGACATCGAGACAATCGCCTCGCTGCTCGCCACCGATGACAGCGTCAAGGGGATGTGGTGCGTCCCGGTGTACTCCAACCCGACCGGGGCCGTGTACAGCGACGAAGTCGTCCGCCAGCTGGTCTCGCTGCCGGCCGCTGGCGACTTCCGCCTGTTCTGGGACAACGCCTACGCCGTCCATCACCTCAGCGATGACGTTCCGGAGCCGATCGACGTCCTCGCCCTGGCCGCCGAGGCGGGCAACCCGGACCGTCCGCTCGTCTTCACCTCCACCTCCAAGGTCACCTACCCCGGCGCCGGCGTCGCATTCATCGGCGGCTCCGAGGCGAACATCGCCTGGTTCCAGCGCAACAGCGCCGCGCAGAGCATCGGCCCGGACAAGCTCAACCAGCTCCGTCACGCGCAGCTGCTGCGGGACGAGGACGGCCTGACCGCGCACATGGCGAAGCACCGCGCTCTCCTGGAACCGAAGTTCGCCGCGGTGGACGAGGTGTTCCGGGCGCGACTGGAGCCGTGGGGCGCCGGGTCGTGGAACGCCCCGAAGGGGGGCTACTTCGTCAGCCTCGACGTGCTGAACCGCTGTGCCAAGCGCGCGGTGCTGCTCGCCAAAGAGGCCGGCATCGCGGTCACTCCGGCCGGCGCGACCTTTCCCCACGGCGAGGACCCGCGCGACGCGAACATCCGCATCGCGCCGACCTTCCCGCCCTTGAGCGAACTGCGCACCGCCCTCGACGGGCTCTGCACCGCGATCCTGCTGGCCGAGACCGAGGCACTGCTCGCCGAACGGAACTGA
- a CDS encoding DUF1345 domain-containing protein, protein MRIYVALAVGAIVAVGMSFVPVVRYALLAGWAAACAVYVVWVWLVVWRLDGPQTQANVTLEDPGRRISDLVLILASTASIFAVVFVLMDARTLKGGAQLGVALLAIVSVALSWLLVHTLFALRYARMYYRRGGGIDFNQQALPRYSDFAYFSFTLGMTFQVSDTNISNSHIRRTVLRHTLLSYVFGTVIVAASVNLVAGLT, encoded by the coding sequence TTGAGGATCTACGTCGCGCTGGCGGTCGGGGCGATCGTGGCAGTCGGCATGAGTTTCGTCCCCGTCGTCCGCTATGCCCTCCTCGCCGGCTGGGCAGCGGCGTGCGCCGTCTACGTGGTGTGGGTGTGGCTGGTCGTCTGGCGGTTGGACGGCCCGCAGACGCAAGCCAATGTGACGCTGGAGGATCCGGGACGGCGGATCTCCGACCTCGTCCTCATCCTGGCCTCGACGGCGAGCATCTTCGCGGTCGTGTTCGTGCTCATGGACGCCCGTACGCTGAAGGGCGGCGCTCAGCTCGGCGTCGCGCTGCTCGCCATCGTGAGCGTCGCGCTGTCGTGGCTACTCGTCCACACGCTCTTCGCGTTGCGCTACGCGCGCATGTACTACCGTCGGGGTGGCGGCATCGACTTCAACCAGCAGGCGCTTCCGCGCTATAGCGACTTCGCCTACTTCTCCTTCACCCTTGGGATGACCTTCCAGGTGTCGGACACGAACATCTCGAACTCGCACATTCGCCGGACGGTTTTGCGGCACACACTGCTCTCGTACGTGTTTGGGACGGTGATCGTCGCAGCGTCGGTGAACCTGGTGGCCGGGCTCACCTGA
- a CDS encoding dihydrofolate reductase yields the protein MSIALIWAQARNRVIGAGGTMPWRLPEDLRHFRELTGGEPVVMGRRTWESLPDRFRPLPGRRNIVVTRQEGWNAPGAEVAHALPGALSAASDDTVWVIGGGELYRQALPLADRVEVTEIDLAVAGDTPAPALGPEWHAQPTPWLTAENGMRYRFLRYLR from the coding sequence ATGAGCATCGCCCTCATCTGGGCGCAGGCCCGCAACCGCGTCATCGGCGCCGGCGGGACGATGCCCTGGCGCCTCCCCGAGGATCTGAGGCACTTCCGCGAGCTGACCGGCGGCGAGCCAGTCGTGATGGGACGCCGCACCTGGGAGTCGCTCCCCGACCGCTTCCGGCCGCTCCCCGGCCGGCGCAACATCGTTGTCACCCGCCAGGAGGGGTGGAACGCGCCGGGCGCGGAGGTCGCGCACGCCCTGCCCGGAGCTCTCTCCGCCGCCAGCGACGACACGGTGTGGGTCATAGGCGGCGGGGAGCTCTATCGTCAGGCGCTCCCTCTCGCCGACCGCGTCGAGGTCACCGAGATCGACCTCGCTGTCGCGGGCGACACGCCCGCGCCCGCGCTGGGACCCGAATGGCACGCGCAGCCCACCCCCTGGCTGACGGCGGAGAACGGGATGCGCTACCGCTTCCTCCGCTACCTCAGGTGA